A window of Haliscomenobacter hydrossis DSM 1100 contains these coding sequences:
- a CDS encoding RNA polymerase sigma factor has protein sequence MQRTPNLNDEELMGQLAADKLDAAAVLFQRYRVSLFNFFLRQGLAREASEDLVQSIFERVIKYRQSYRRGMAFRAWLYQIARNVQADFQRQGSHKAKEDISKYENHPELIENGLMGLGFEREENLVQMEKAMQQLPKDQLEILLMTRYQRMKYVEVAELLGCSEGAVKLKVFRALQQLRSLYFKLQKS, from the coding sequence ATGCAACGCACACCAAACCTGAACGACGAAGAACTGATGGGACAACTCGCAGCGGACAAGCTCGATGCAGCTGCCGTTTTGTTCCAGCGGTATCGGGTCAGTTTGTTCAATTTCTTCCTGCGCCAGGGTCTTGCCCGCGAGGCCAGTGAAGATCTGGTGCAGTCGATTTTTGAACGGGTGATCAAGTACCGGCAAAGTTACCGTCGGGGGATGGCATTCCGGGCCTGGCTGTACCAAATTGCGCGCAATGTACAAGCCGATTTTCAACGACAAGGTAGTCACAAGGCCAAAGAAGACATCAGCAAGTACGAAAACCACCCTGAACTGATCGAAAACGGACTGATGGGTTTGGGCTTCGAACGGGAAGAAAACCTGGTACAAATGGAAAAAGCCATGCAACAACTCCCCAAAGATCAATTGGAGATTTTGTTGATGACCCGCTACCAACGCATGAAATACGTGGAAGTTGCCGAACTCCTGGGCTGTTCGGAAGGCGCCGTAAAACTGAAAGTATTCCGGGCCTTGCAACAATTGCGCAGTCTTTATTTTAAACTCCAAAAGTCATGA
- a CDS encoding NmrA/HSCARG family protein, with protein sequence MNLKPIILVTGATGAQGGSIAYALLKEGKFAVRALSRNAQSEKALALQEAGATVVEGDLNDVQALKKAMQGCYGVFGVTSFLEHYEHEYNHGKNLIDAVKQSHIQHFVFSTQPDYSKLTNGTFNVPHYDLKAILAEYTKSLKIPSTFVHPAFYYENFLSFFSLQKTKDGGYQFGFPQGDTRLAMVSVADMGGVVAAIFNHPAEYMDRTVGIVGEDRSCAEYAAIMSRVLGKDIWYQHVPHEVFADRAFPMAEEWANMFEVQRLCIPTRQLDLIESYGLNPAMQTLEKWLQKNKAKFEAHFQQLEASTLHAMV encoded by the coding sequence ATGAACTTGAAACCAATTATTCTGGTCACTGGTGCTACTGGTGCTCAAGGGGGAAGTATTGCTTATGCCTTGTTGAAGGAAGGTAAATTTGCAGTACGTGCCCTAAGCAGAAACGCCCAATCGGAAAAGGCACTAGCCCTACAAGAAGCTGGTGCCACGGTAGTAGAAGGAGATTTAAACGATGTGCAGGCCTTAAAAAAGGCCATGCAGGGTTGCTACGGCGTATTCGGTGTGACCAGCTTTTTGGAACATTACGAACACGAATACAACCACGGCAAAAACCTGATCGATGCGGTCAAACAATCCCATATCCAGCATTTTGTATTCAGTACACAACCCGATTATTCCAAGTTGACCAACGGTACCTTCAACGTTCCACACTATGACCTCAAAGCGATATTGGCTGAATACACCAAGAGCTTAAAAATACCCAGCACTTTTGTGCATCCAGCTTTTTATTACGAAAACTTCCTCTCGTTTTTTTCCCTGCAAAAAACGAAAGATGGAGGGTACCAATTCGGTTTTCCACAAGGAGATACCCGCCTGGCGATGGTCAGTGTAGCAGACATGGGCGGAGTGGTTGCTGCAATTTTTAATCACCCGGCAGAATACATGGATCGTACCGTGGGTATTGTTGGTGAAGACCGTTCTTGCGCGGAATATGCAGCCATTATGTCCAGGGTATTAGGAAAAGACATTTGGTATCAACACGTGCCACACGAAGTATTTGCCGATCGGGCATTTCCTATGGCTGAGGAGTGGGCCAATATGTTTGAAGTACAACGGTTGTGCATTCCTACCCGCCAATTGGATTTAATTGAAAGTTATGGCCTGAATCCAGCCATGCAAACCCTGGAAAAGTGGTTGCAGAAAAATAAGGCGAAGTTTGAGGCTCACTTCCAGCAACTAGAGGCCAGTACTTTGCACGCAATGGTTTGA
- a CDS encoding RNA ligase (ATP) yields the protein MNRKLASIRQCTELRPIPGADAIQTAVVDGWTCVVKINEFSPGQKGVYFEIDSFLPVDDARFEFLRRSSLRKMGDTQGFRLRTIRLRGQLSQGLFMPLSVFPEVDPAEPVGTDLTERLRVAKYEPPIPADLSGKVIGPFPGFIPKTDEERVQNLVEEFATWQGLSFIVTEKLDGTSFTAYQRDGKFGVCSRNWELSPEDPNSYWKVAEETQLEQKLQRRNLAIQGEMIGEGIQKNLYKLRGQHLFVFHVFDIDRHRYFSFAETEAFCQENDLKVVPLVNPDFHLPPKIEDLLTLAEGPSLLNPQAIREGLVLRTADRKVSFKAISNAFLEEED from the coding sequence ATGAATAGAAAACTTGCCAGCATCCGACAATGTACCGAACTCCGCCCCATTCCAGGTGCCGATGCCATCCAAACTGCCGTGGTTGACGGCTGGACTTGTGTCGTTAAAATCAATGAGTTCAGCCCTGGCCAGAAAGGAGTTTATTTTGAAATAGACTCTTTTTTGCCCGTAGACGATGCACGGTTTGAGTTTTTGCGGCGGTCTTCGTTGCGCAAAATGGGCGATACCCAGGGTTTTCGACTGCGCACCATTCGACTGCGGGGCCAACTTTCACAGGGCTTATTCATGCCCTTGAGTGTATTTCCCGAAGTCGATCCCGCTGAACCCGTTGGCACCGACCTGACCGAGCGCCTGCGCGTGGCCAAATACGAACCGCCCATTCCCGCCGATTTGAGCGGCAAGGTGATCGGGCCTTTTCCGGGTTTTATTCCCAAAACGGATGAAGAACGGGTGCAAAATCTGGTGGAGGAGTTTGCCACCTGGCAAGGGCTGTCCTTTATAGTGACCGAAAAATTAGACGGCACGTCCTTCACCGCCTACCAGCGCGACGGCAAGTTTGGGGTTTGTTCGCGCAATTGGGAGCTTTCGCCGGAAGACCCCAATTCGTACTGGAAAGTAGCAGAGGAAACCCAGTTGGAACAAAAACTCCAGCGGCGCAACCTGGCCATCCAGGGCGAAATGATCGGAGAGGGCATCCAAAAAAACCTGTACAAATTACGGGGGCAGCACCTCTTTGTGTTCCATGTGTTTGACATTGATCGGCATCGCTATTTCTCTTTTGCCGAAACCGAGGCTTTTTGCCAGGAAAACGACTTGAAAGTGGTCCCATTGGTCAATCCCGATTTTCATTTGCCACCTAAAATAGAGGATTTGTTGACGCTGGCGGAGGGCCCTTCACTGCTGAATCCTCAGGCCATAAGGGAAGGTTTGGTGCTGCGTACAGCAGACCGAAAAGTGTCTTTTAAAGCGATCTCGAATGCGTTTTTGGAGGAGGAGGATTGA
- a CDS encoding ABC transporter permease, whose translation MLKNYFKIAWRSLLRNRTYTLLNAVGLTVGIVCALMLYTVIQFERSYDTHHQKKDRIYRLVTDMETPEGPNLTGAIPYPVPATLKAEYPQIENVSFYIGGGPGQITVEKSNQKFREASGIYAVEPSFFDIFDYLWLSNEASVSLGKPGNAVLTQAVAERYFGSWQKALGQTIRLNNNNILNVTGVIKNPPANSDLPITVLYSVTPRTSTDWVSINSAWQAFVLLSPNASGEQFNAMMPAFAKKHRPVDAHKAVFRLQPLSEMHFDARYGTPSGRTFSMATIRSLTLVGIFLLLMACINFINLATVQAIRRSKEVGVRKVVGGNRRQLLGQFLAETTLIVSISVLAAVALAQALMPLASRLLEFSETLQLLHDWDMLVFILALTLVVTFLSGFYPAIILSGFNPIVALKSQVKSTGNVTLRRALVVFQFAIAQVLVFGMLVVVKQMNYFQTKNLGFSHKDPVILLSVPTDSVSQSKVSTLKNELLQQRGISALSMSFNSPADDRNWFTPLRYDNAEKDTDFAANMKLADPHYFNLYAIEFVAGRAYAATDTFRAFVVNETLLKRLGIKDPQEAIGKTINLWDGYYEAPIVGVVKDFHAESLEEEISPMLMMHSDSYGFANVKIEASQLLEAMPRIEKAWNRIYPEYIFDYQFLDDKIASFYQQERQMSQLFKLAALIAIIIGCLGLFGLASFTAEQRVKEIGIRKVLGATTSSIVAMLSKDFLRLVLVAAIIAFPVGWYLMNIWLEDFAYRIKISWWMFGLVGVSALGIALFTVSFQAIRAAISNPLESIKGE comes from the coding sequence ATGTTAAAAAATTATTTCAAAATCGCCTGGCGCAGTTTGTTGCGCAACCGTACTTACACCCTGCTCAATGCTGTCGGTCTCACGGTGGGCATTGTTTGTGCCTTGATGCTTTACACGGTCATCCAGTTTGAACGGAGTTACGATACCCATCACCAGAAAAAAGACCGCATTTATCGCCTGGTGACAGACATGGAAACGCCAGAAGGCCCCAATCTAACTGGGGCCATTCCTTATCCGGTTCCCGCTACGTTAAAAGCGGAATATCCTCAAATTGAAAATGTATCCTTCTACATTGGTGGTGGCCCGGGGCAAATCACCGTTGAGAAAAGCAACCAAAAATTCCGCGAAGCAAGCGGTATTTACGCAGTAGAACCCAGTTTTTTTGACATTTTTGATTACCTGTGGTTGTCCAATGAGGCCAGCGTAAGTCTGGGCAAGCCGGGCAATGCTGTATTGACCCAGGCCGTGGCCGAACGTTATTTTGGCAGTTGGCAAAAAGCCCTGGGACAAACCATTCGGCTCAACAACAACAACATCTTGAACGTTACGGGAGTCATCAAAAATCCACCTGCCAATAGTGATTTGCCCATTACCGTGTTGTACTCGGTTACACCTCGTACCTCTACCGATTGGGTGTCGATCAATAGTGCCTGGCAGGCTTTTGTGTTGCTCTCGCCCAATGCTTCCGGTGAGCAGTTTAATGCCATGATGCCTGCTTTTGCCAAAAAACACCGTCCTGTAGACGCACACAAAGCGGTATTTCGCTTGCAACCGCTTAGTGAGATGCATTTTGATGCCCGTTATGGTACACCCTCGGGGCGTACTTTTTCCATGGCAACGATCCGTTCTTTGACACTGGTGGGGATCTTTCTGCTGCTCATGGCCTGCATCAACTTCATCAATCTGGCTACGGTACAAGCCATTCGCCGCTCCAAAGAAGTGGGCGTACGCAAAGTTGTCGGGGGCAATCGCAGACAGTTATTGGGGCAGTTTCTTGCTGAAACAACCCTGATTGTAAGTATATCGGTGCTGGCTGCTGTGGCTCTTGCTCAAGCGTTGATGCCATTGGCCAGCCGCCTGCTGGAGTTCTCCGAAACCCTGCAGTTATTGCATGACTGGGATATGCTGGTATTTATCCTGGCGTTAACCCTGGTCGTGACCTTTTTGTCCGGCTTTTATCCCGCCATCATTTTATCGGGTTTCAATCCGATCGTCGCCTTGAAGAGCCAGGTCAAAAGTACGGGGAATGTTACGCTGCGGCGTGCCCTGGTGGTGTTTCAATTTGCCATCGCTCAGGTTTTGGTTTTTGGCATGTTGGTGGTGGTGAAACAGATGAATTATTTCCAGACCAAAAACCTGGGTTTCAGCCACAAAGACCCGGTAATACTCCTGAGTGTCCCTACCGATAGCGTAAGCCAATCCAAAGTCAGCACCCTCAAAAACGAATTGCTACAACAACGCGGGATTTCAGCGCTTAGCATGAGCTTCAACTCTCCTGCCGATGACCGCAACTGGTTTACACCGCTGCGTTACGACAATGCGGAAAAGGATACCGATTTTGCCGCCAACATGAAATTGGCAGACCCTCATTATTTCAATCTATACGCCATCGAATTTGTGGCTGGCCGTGCCTATGCCGCTACGGATACTTTCCGCGCTTTCGTAGTCAACGAAACCTTGTTGAAACGCCTGGGCATTAAAGATCCGCAGGAGGCCATCGGCAAAACCATCAACCTTTGGGATGGCTATTACGAAGCACCGATTGTGGGGGTAGTGAAAGATTTTCACGCAGAGTCATTGGAGGAAGAAATTTCGCCCATGTTGATGATGCACAGTGACAGTTATGGTTTTGCCAACGTAAAAATCGAGGCCAGCCAACTCCTGGAAGCCATGCCCAGAATCGAAAAAGCCTGGAACCGGATCTATCCGGAATACATCTTCGATTACCAATTTCTGGATGATAAAATTGCCAGTTTTTATCAGCAGGAGCGCCAGATGTCGCAATTGTTCAAACTGGCTGCACTCATTGCCATCATCATTGGTTGTTTGGGCTTGTTCGGGCTGGCTTCGTTTACTGCTGAGCAGCGCGTCAAGGAAATTGGTATCCGCAAGGTATTGGGTGCAACTACCAGTAGCATCGTAGCCATGTTGTCAAAAGACTTCCTGCGTTTGGTGCTAGTTGCGGCCATCATCGCTTTTCCGGTGGGCTGGTATTTGATGAACATTTGGCTCGAAGATTTTGCCTACCGCATCAAGATCAGTTGGTGGATGTTCGGCCTGGTGGGGGTGTCGGCCTTGGGCATTGCACTGTTTACGGTGAGTTTTCAGGCCATTCGAGCTGCAATCTCCAATCCATTGGAAAGCATTAAAGGGGAGTGA
- a CDS encoding VOC family protein, whose protein sequence is MNQRIAHIALVVDDYDRAIAFYTQKLNFRLLEDTPLSDTKRWVMVAPQGQGECCLLLAKAANEEQASRIGNQTGGRVFLFLYTDDFWRDFRNYQDQGIRFVREPVEETYGTVAVFEDVYGNLWDLIEPR, encoded by the coding sequence ATGAACCAACGCATCGCCCATATCGCTCTGGTTGTCGACGACTACGACCGTGCCATTGCCTTTTACACCCAAAAGTTGAATTTTCGCCTATTGGAAGATACCCCGCTCAGCGACACCAAACGCTGGGTGATGGTGGCTCCCCAGGGGCAGGGTGAATGTTGCCTGCTCTTGGCCAAAGCGGCAAATGAGGAACAAGCCAGCCGGATCGGCAATCAAACCGGAGGGCGGGTCTTTTTATTCCTGTACACCGATGATTTTTGGCGCGATTTCCGGAACTATCAAGATCAGGGTATCCGTTTTGTGCGCGAACCTGTAGAGGAAACTTATGGCACAGTAGCTGTTTTTGAAGATGTGTACGGGAATTTGTGGGATTTGATTGAGCCGAGGTAG
- a CDS encoding alpha/beta fold hydrolase, protein MKFLFFLFGATILTCSGMVAQPRIPYGNNPQVGKYADINGIKMYYEVYGQGQPLLLLNGNGGSIRSRSQEIPVLAEKYQVIGVDSRCHGKTGCMAGDLNYEMMTDDVAALLDHLKIDSCLIWGQSDGGIMALIMGYRFPHKVKKMIVTGANVLPDTSAIFPDIYNMMLEYPAIPDSMQRKHTKLLVDHPHISGEQLGQIKAPVMVMAGDRDAIRPEHTLRIFESIPNSQMCILPGATHFLVREKPQLFQAILADFFEKPFQMPSTVEIMNRIAEQQKQRQQKNKP, encoded by the coding sequence ATGAAATTCCTCTTCTTCCTTTTTGGGGCGACCATACTGACTTGTAGCGGTATGGTCGCCCAACCCCGGATCCCATACGGCAACAATCCTCAAGTAGGCAAATATGCCGACATCAATGGCATCAAAATGTATTACGAGGTGTATGGCCAGGGTCAACCATTGCTCTTGCTCAATGGCAATGGTGGTTCAATCCGTAGTCGTTCGCAAGAAATTCCGGTGTTGGCCGAAAAATACCAGGTGATTGGTGTGGATAGCCGCTGTCACGGCAAAACCGGTTGTATGGCTGGAGATTTGAATTATGAGATGATGACGGATGATGTTGCTGCCCTGTTGGATCACTTGAAAATTGACTCCTGCCTGATTTGGGGCCAAAGCGATGGGGGAATCATGGCCCTGATCATGGGTTACCGTTTTCCGCACAAAGTCAAAAAGATGATTGTGACGGGTGCCAATGTGTTGCCAGACACCAGCGCGATTTTCCCCGATATCTACAATATGATGCTGGAATATCCTGCCATTCCGGACAGCATGCAGCGCAAACACACCAAATTATTGGTGGATCACCCCCATATTTCTGGTGAACAACTTGGGCAGATCAAAGCGCCAGTGATGGTGATGGCGGGCGATCGGGATGCCATTCGACCTGAGCATACTTTGCGGATATTTGAATCCATACCCAATAGTCAAATGTGCATCTTACCCGGAGCTACCCATTTTTTAGTACGGGAAAAGCCCCAACTATTCCAGGCAATATTGGCTGATTTTTTTGAAAAACCCTTTCAAATGCCTTCGACAGTTGAGATCATGAATCGAATCGCCGAGCAACAAAAACAACGACAGCAAAAAAATAAACCGTAA
- a CDS encoding helix-turn-helix domain-containing protein — MQFDFSAKSGLLLIFFVHGLVFCFLLLKKGWQHQDKASLWLSLFVFLCAMYIAPFMLGYAGWYSQEFSRNIMFYVPFQQLLLIGPVIYFYTQSLLNKSFKISKKDLWHFLPALAYFGYTLVVFVTDQLILHRYYFYADGRDMDLDLWYQVAGLVSMLVYLYLSLRYYAVYKKIAFEVVSFADSILFIWIQRYLLALVLISLLRVLFFILNPEWDEFGSKFWYYLCFSILFYYITISGYANSVQSVIPLEAALSYQETPLHVLEKGNKGPAELVNLSEWKHKIVQIMQSDRLFENPNLTLTDVAEKLRTPPKQVSQIVNQGFQLNFNDFVNQYRTEAILEKFQHGEHHQKTLLALALECGFNSKSTFNRAFKKSTGLSPQDYLKNQA, encoded by the coding sequence ATGCAATTTGACTTCTCAGCCAAAAGCGGTCTCCTGCTCATTTTTTTCGTCCACGGCCTGGTTTTTTGTTTTTTACTCCTCAAAAAAGGCTGGCAACATCAGGACAAGGCGAGTCTGTGGCTGAGCCTATTTGTTTTTTTGTGCGCGATGTACATTGCCCCTTTTATGTTGGGTTATGCAGGCTGGTATTCCCAAGAATTTAGCCGCAATATCATGTTTTATGTGCCTTTCCAACAATTGTTGCTCATCGGGCCAGTGATCTATTTTTACACCCAAAGTTTGTTGAATAAATCTTTTAAAATCAGCAAAAAAGACCTTTGGCACTTTCTGCCGGCCCTTGCTTATTTTGGGTATACCCTCGTCGTTTTTGTCACCGATCAACTCATCCTGCACCGATATTATTTTTATGCCGATGGCCGAGATATGGACCTTGATCTCTGGTACCAGGTGGCTGGATTGGTTTCGATGCTGGTGTATTTGTACCTGAGTTTGCGGTACTACGCGGTGTACAAAAAGATTGCATTTGAGGTGGTCAGTTTTGCCGATTCCATTTTGTTCATCTGGATTCAGCGCTACCTTCTGGCACTGGTGCTGATTTCGCTCTTGCGGGTGTTGTTTTTTATTTTGAACCCGGAATGGGACGAATTTGGTAGTAAATTTTGGTACTACCTCTGTTTTTCCATTTTGTTCTACTACATCACCATCAGTGGCTATGCCAATTCGGTGCAATCGGTAATTCCACTGGAGGCGGCATTATCCTATCAGGAAACGCCCTTGCATGTGCTGGAAAAGGGAAACAAAGGACCTGCCGAGTTGGTCAATTTATCGGAGTGGAAGCACAAAATTGTGCAAATAATGCAATCCGATCGGCTATTTGAAAACCCCAATCTCACCTTAACCGATGTGGCGGAAAAACTCAGGACGCCCCCCAAGCAGGTGTCCCAAATCGTGAATCAAGGCTTTCAACTCAATTTCAACGACTTTGTCAATCAGTACCGCACCGAGGCCATCCTTGAAAAATTTCAACACGGCGAGCACCATCAGAAAACCCTGCTCGCCCTCGCGCTGGAATGTGGTTTCAACTCCAAATCCACGTTCAACCGCGCCTTTAAGAAGAGTACGGGCCTTTCTCCTCAGGACTACCTGAAAAATCAAGCCTGA
- a CDS encoding DUF4097 family beta strand repeat-containing protein: protein MKNLIFLCLILLSGCTGHAQNSPAAPAQTQPKSGDATDFTYAMPSGKKAVLKLPFARTITVKTWDKAELKLTTILKTTREEYKQIHTMEVVDGQEELNVKTDFKKDFFRDKGWNRDRSFWCNNCDSLLNAGVSNIDCYCLRIDYEITLPAGTSLALETISGDIEIRGHNGPLRAKTISGFVDIDRPLSTAADLEFKSVTGEIYTDFDIKLNDNSSAYSKRVAASLNGGGSSVKAESVSGDIYFRKRGK from the coding sequence ATGAAAAACCTGATCTTTTTGTGCCTGATCCTCTTGTCGGGCTGTACGGGGCATGCCCAAAATTCGCCCGCCGCTCCAGCTCAAACGCAGCCTAAGAGCGGGGATGCAACAGATTTCACTTACGCGATGCCCAGCGGTAAAAAAGCAGTATTGAAACTGCCTTTTGCCCGCACCATCACGGTCAAAACCTGGGATAAAGCCGAATTGAAACTCACGACTATCCTCAAAACCACCCGGGAGGAGTACAAACAAATCCATACCATGGAAGTAGTTGACGGTCAGGAGGAACTCAACGTCAAGACCGATTTCAAGAAGGATTTTTTCCGTGATAAAGGCTGGAACAGGGATCGCTCTTTTTGGTGCAACAATTGTGACTCCTTGTTGAATGCCGGAGTAAGCAACATCGATTGCTACTGTTTGCGCATCGACTACGAAATCACTCTCCCTGCCGGCACCTCCCTGGCCCTGGAAACCATTTCGGGCGACATCGAAATCCGCGGCCACAATGGCCCCTTGCGCGCTAAAACCATCAGCGGGTTTGTGGACATCGATCGCCCCCTCAGCACCGCAGCAGATCTGGAATTTAAAAGTGTTACCGGAGAAATCTACACCGATTTTGACATCAAGCTAAACGACAACAGCTCGGCTTACAGCAAAAGAGTAGCGGCCAGCCTCAACGGAGGTGGCAGCAGCGTCAAAGCTGAATCGGTGAGTGGCGACATTTATTTCCGCAAGCGGGGCAAATAG
- a CDS encoding serine hydrolase domain-containing protein, protein MKSISFTIYLLLATFTQSIAQSIDVAKIDQLLESKIKAGAPGLAVGIVKNDTIVYERYLGLANLQHQIPVEAQTRFNLASVAKQFTALCVLKLVLYNKLSLEADIRQYLPQMYPQLKTAIPLKTLLNHSSGVRDFYDLLSISGKPWWRQEGLDNEDALALLMKQKDLNFTPDTEHWYSNSNYTLLAEIVAKVSGMPFPKFAKQLFEDLGMPNTQFCTNYMQVIPFQALPYNDWGDGSWQQYPMMTNLYADGFLYTTLKDQLVFEQAIQKAVTQPNPLLSMSQKPIPNTRIQDYGYGLEISPINGYPAVHHSGSTGSYNAQTLRFPNEKLSIIVLSNNGNLWSGGIAREVATQILGHKKEEPTFATRPEQVQVASAPSDLVGQYRSSSNNIIRIQLREGYLFWQMDNNNPRKLIQEKGNLYHWDIDEDWKVAFNNQPDSTSTVVLYTKTEQPEVLKKLPPFAPSDAYLQACVGKYFSAELDLAFTIKLSPEKGLIFKREGVKYENNIEVVQKGELLASDYKMSLETEATGRVSAVRMTYNRVKNLRFEKVE, encoded by the coding sequence ATGAAAAGTATTTCCTTCACCATTTATTTATTGCTGGCAACTTTCACCCAAAGTATTGCGCAAAGCATCGATGTTGCCAAAATCGACCAATTGCTGGAATCCAAAATCAAAGCTGGCGCGCCAGGTTTGGCTGTGGGCATTGTTAAAAATGACACAATCGTGTATGAACGATACCTGGGGCTAGCCAATTTGCAGCATCAAATCCCGGTTGAGGCCCAAACCCGGTTCAACCTGGCTTCGGTAGCCAAGCAGTTTACGGCATTGTGCGTGTTAAAACTGGTCTTGTACAACAAACTCTCCCTGGAAGCCGACATCCGCCAGTATTTACCCCAAATGTATCCCCAGCTAAAAACCGCCATCCCACTCAAAACCCTGCTCAATCATTCCAGCGGCGTCCGTGATTTTTACGACTTGCTCAGCATCAGCGGGAAACCCTGGTGGCGCCAGGAAGGCCTGGACAATGAAGATGCGCTGGCCTTATTGATGAAGCAAAAAGACCTCAATTTTACCCCTGACACCGAGCATTGGTACAGCAATTCAAACTATACCCTGCTGGCAGAAATCGTTGCCAAAGTGAGCGGGATGCCTTTCCCCAAATTTGCCAAACAGCTTTTTGAAGACTTAGGCATGCCCAATACCCAATTCTGCACCAATTACATGCAGGTGATTCCTTTCCAGGCGCTACCCTACAACGATTGGGGCGACGGCAGCTGGCAGCAATACCCCATGATGACCAATCTTTATGCAGACGGCTTTTTGTACACCACCTTAAAGGATCAATTGGTTTTTGAACAAGCCATCCAAAAAGCCGTCACTCAGCCCAATCCACTTTTGTCCATGAGCCAAAAGCCAATTCCCAACACCCGAATTCAGGATTATGGCTACGGCTTGGAAATCAGCCCAATCAATGGCTATCCTGCCGTGCATCACTCCGGCAGTACAGGTTCGTACAATGCCCAAACCCTACGTTTTCCCAACGAAAAATTGAGCATCATCGTCCTGAGCAACAATGGTAATTTGTGGAGTGGGGGGATTGCCCGGGAAGTGGCTACCCAAATTTTGGGGCATAAAAAAGAGGAGCCTACTTTTGCCACCCGACCAGAACAAGTGCAAGTAGCCTCGGCACCCAGCGATTTGGTAGGCCAGTACCGCAGTTCCAGCAACAACATCATTCGGATTCAGCTCAGGGAAGGTTATTTGTTTTGGCAGATGGACAACAACAACCCGCGCAAACTGATTCAGGAAAAAGGTAATTTATACCACTGGGATATTGATGAAGACTGGAAAGTGGCCTTCAACAACCAGCCAGACTCGACGAGTACTGTGGTGCTGTATACCAAAACGGAGCAGCCAGAGGTACTTAAAAAACTTCCACCTTTCGCTCCTTCCGATGCTTATTTGCAGGCTTGTGTAGGCAAGTATTTTAGTGCCGAACTGGACTTGGCGTTTACTATCAAACTGTCACCAGAAAAGGGTTTGATTTTTAAACGAGAGGGGGTCAAATATGAAAACAACATTGAGGTAGTGCAAAAGGGGGAACTTCTGGCCTCGGATTACAAAATGAGCTTGGAAACTGAGGCTACTGGACGAGTGAGTGCCGTACGGATGACCTACAATCGGGTCAAAAACCTGCGTTTTGAAAAAGTGGAATGA
- a CDS encoding HEAT repeat domain-containing protein, which translates to MMHDKTALLLMEYLDGALPAEERQQLEAQLAQDADLRKNLEELQAVLLQLEQLPEQTPSSGLDARFDTFLQAEKRQLQSPNWLGRLRSFQALSRVEWQLAATFALLIIGLGFGWFWRVNQQQQAEIAALRQEMRSTQKMLVLAMLEEPSASDRIQAVNVLEQEKADPQIIKALINTLNFDDMVNVRMKAAQALGSFAADPNARKALINSLATQDSPEVQITIIEILVALGDKGAVPSLRSMSEDEELMDFVRQQAAVGLDVLL; encoded by the coding sequence ATGATGCACGATAAAACTGCACTTCTCCTCATGGAATACCTCGATGGCGCTTTGCCCGCCGAGGAACGCCAACAATTGGAAGCACAATTGGCCCAGGATGCTGACTTACGCAAAAACCTGGAAGAGCTGCAAGCCGTTTTGCTGCAACTGGAGCAGTTACCTGAACAAACCCCTTCAAGCGGATTAGACGCACGATTCGATACATTTTTACAGGCGGAAAAACGCCAACTGCAATCACCCAACTGGCTTGGAAGGCTTCGTTCCTTCCAAGCGCTTTCCCGCGTGGAATGGCAATTGGCGGCCACGTTTGCCCTCTTGATTATTGGTTTGGGCTTTGGCTGGTTTTGGCGCGTCAATCAACAACAACAAGCGGAAATTGCGGCCTTACGCCAGGAGATGCGCAGCACCCAAAAAATGCTGGTCTTGGCCATGCTCGAAGAACCCAGCGCCAGCGACCGCATCCAGGCAGTAAATGTATTGGAGCAGGAAAAAGCGGATCCCCAAATCATCAAGGCGCTGATCAATACCCTCAATTTTGATGACATGGTCAATGTGCGGATGAAGGCGGCGCAAGCGCTGGGAAGTTTTGCAGCTGACCCCAATGCACGCAAAGCACTGATCAACAGTTTGGCCACTCAGGATAGCCCCGAAGTACAAATCACCATTATTGAAATTCTGGTAGCACTGGGCGATAAAGGGGCGGTTCCATCCCTGCGCTCAATGTCAGAAGACGAAGAACTGATGGATTTTGTACGGCAACAGGCTGCAGTCGGATTGGATGTGCTCCTGTAA